The DNA sequence AAGGCAGGACGTATCCCCACCGTGTCGGACGGTGGCAGCCCCTGGCACCGGAAAGGTGCCGCGGGTGCCCCAAAGCGTCACGATCATAAGGTCACCTGGCCCACCACCCCGTAGTACACCACGAGGAAGAGCAGAACACTCGCCACCAGCGCGATCATGAACACGGTGTACGAAGTACGCAGCAGTGTGTACTTCCTCTGCAATACGCGCCCCAGTGAATAGATATCCCGCATCATGTTGGTGTAGAGACGGTCCGTGTTGGTCAGCAACGACTTGAGCCCCGCCACGAAGTCATCTTCGGTCAAGCCCACGAAGTTCCCGAAGAACAGGATGTTGGCCCGGTTGGACTCGACGTCGTCCAGCGTGAGCTGCCGGTGGGTGATGCGTGGACGCGCCGCCAGAACCGCGAAGACCATCGACGCCGCGCATCCGAGCAGCAGGACCACCGTCGGGACCAGCAGCCAGGGATTGCTGTCGATCCTCGGCGAGATCGAGGCGATCACCACCGAGATGATGATCCCGTTGATGGAGATCATGATGTTGGCCTTGTTGTCGGCCATTGAGCTGAGATTGAGATGCGACTGGTAGGACGTGCGGAACATGGTCTCGATACCGCGAGAAGACCCCAACCCGTCGTCCTTGTGCTTCTTCTTTTTCTTCTTCTTCGGCTTTTCGTCGCCAGACACGACTTCACTTCCGCCATCCCAGCCAGCCGCGGGATGCTGTACCTCGGAGCTCGTGCCCGCGGGCCGGGGCGGGTGCGGGGTCTCTGCGACGGGGTCCTCGGGGTGGGAGTCCGAGGTGGACATTGGCGCGCTCCTGTTGGCTCGGATGGGTCTGAGCCCTGAAGCTGGGTCGGGGGCGCTGTGAGGGAAAGGCTCCCCGCCACCCTTCACCGCGCCCGCCTACGCCCTGACGCGGGCCGACCCGGCCGCGGCCACCCCCCGCGCCCCGTCCGGACGCGTGTCCGGCGCGACGGACGCGATGCCAAGGCGCAGCGCCCGCAGGCCCCGCACGCCCTGCATATCCTCGAGCTCGTGCTCCTCCACCGGCCCCGTGTAGTAGCCGGACGCGATCAGGTACTCGAAGTACCTGCGGTACTCGACGCCCTCATGCGCGTGCGAGTAGACCACGGCCAGGTAGCCCGGCTGGGTCAGGCGCTCTCCGGTCGAGCGGATGTGCGCCTTGTCGATCCGCTTCTTCACCAACTCGTAGCGGATGTTGTAGGCACCGTCGACGTCGAAGCGTTTCTCGTCGACCCGGAAGCGGATAGCCAGCGGCTGGTCCTGCACCAGGACCAGGTGGGTCGGGGCGAGGTCTACGCTCAAGGTGGGCCGCACCCGAGCCAACTCCCACTCGATGCGCGCGATCATCTCGAGCTGCCACAGCCTCAGGTTGTGCAGGTGGAGCTCGCTGAACCCACCGTGGCGGGCGATCGAATCTCCGACGTAGACGTTGTAGTCGACGCCGTCCGACTGGAACTTCTCGAAGAAGTGCGGAAACACGGCCTGTGCCAGCTCCTGTTCCCGCTCGAGGACCTGCGCGACCGTTTCGTTGAAGCGGGCGACGCTGTGCTCGAACGCCTGCCGCCGCCGGTAGACCACACCGAGCCGTGGATCGAGGGCCTCCCGGTAGGCCTCCACCGCGCGGGCCACATCGGGGTCCAAAGCCGCCAGGTCATCCAGCAGCGGCTCGATCTCCTGACCCAGGAAGGTGAGGGCCGCCGTCTCGTCCTCAGAGCGCAGCTCGCTGCGGACCCGCTCCAGGCACTGCTCCATGCGGAAGGCCAGCTGATCGAGGACAGGGAGAGAAGGGCGCCGACCCGCAGCTTGTACCGCGGCGAGCCCCAGCTCGAGCTGCTCGACCAGGTCACCCTGAATGGCCCGGCTCCGCGTCTCGGACGAACCCCGAATGTCGGTCAGCCCGTAGACCGGATAGACGCCCGGAAATACGATGGGCTCCGGCATCTCCTCCTCGTCGCCATCGAGTACGCGGGCAGCCGCCTCGCGGAAGCGCCATTCGACCGACGGGTGGATGGCGGTGTACTTCCGTTTGATGATGGACTGCAGGAGCACCTCGCGCTCGCCCAACCTCCGCTCCAGGGCCGTGGCGAACGGTTGCGCCACTTCGCTCAGCTTGAAGGCGCTGAGCGCACTCATGGCTCCCTCCCGGGGGGAGGCCACCTCCAACAGCCCCAGCAGACGCTGCCCCACGAACAGCGGCTGGAGGAGGAGGCTCTTGAACCCCTGCGCCATCAGGGAGGCCTCGAGCCCCGTGATGCGACGCGCGTGCTCGAGGTCGCTCACGATGACGGCCGCACCGCTGGTGAACGCCTCCGCGTAGTTCGATTCTCCCCGCTCCGGACACTCGGGCAACGCACCGCTGCAGAGCAGCAGGCTGCGCCCGACGGGGAATGCGTAGTCGAGCTCGCTCACGTCACTGGCGTCACCGAAACCGATCACACCCACCTCGACATCGGGCGCTCCTAACAAGGTGCGGATGCGCTGCTGCCAGCGTTCGACGTGGGCCGGCGAGGCCATGGCGTCGTGCTGGAGCAGATCGTCTTTCAGACGGGATACGGCTTCGCGGACCGTCACGTCCGTAGCACGCACGATGCTCAAGCCTCCAAGCTCGAAGCGCTCTGGTGGTAGCACCTCCATCCAGAGCGCCAGGTTGGTAGGCTCCGCGAGCAGGCGGCGCAGATCCGCATCGCTCGGGTGCAACTTGGGACCCCGCGGTGCCACCTCCACGAACGCCGAATCCCATCCGACCTGATAGTGGCGCAGCAGCCCTGTCGTCGTGTCCGTGCGGGACATGAGCATCGGGTAATCGAGCTTGGCGTCGATCCCGTAGCAGCGAAGCAGGACGTATTGGTAGGCCGCGATGATCTCTCCGCGCTCCAGCACATCGCCTCGCAGGGACAGGCCATCCCGAAACGCGTCTTCACTGAAGACGCCCGTCCGTCGCGCCGCTGGCGTCTCGTAGATGTTGGTGTAAGCAAAGGGCGCACCGACCGCGCCCAGGGCCTGGGCGTCCGCGGTCGGGAACAACGCCGACAACAGAGCCTCGACCAGGGACCGGTGGCGCTCGATCACCACCGCATCGGCGATCCGCCCGCGGAGTTGCCCCGTGCCCTCCGCGCGATGCAGCAGCGTGCGCGCGTGCGCGCTGAGCGCATGGCCTGGATCCTGGCCCAACCCCCGCCAGAACTCCAGGACACCTTCCAGGCTCAGGTACGTGGAGAATGGGAAAGCTGGTCCCCGCAGATGTCCCATGATTGGTCCCCTCCCCTGTCGCGAACGGCAAGGCGCCCGGTACTGGTGCTCGCCGCGAACCTAGGCTAACCCGTGCCGTCGACGGCCGGTTCCCCCGGTGCCCATCGTCGGCGCAGGCGGGAGTGCCCGGCCGGGCGCGTCAGCCCTCGATCGCGTCGAATGCAGCCAGTTGCGAATCCACACGGGGGCTGCCCTCCGGAACGAAGCGATTGGTCTGGTCTGCGTCGATGACCCGGGCCCGCACGTTGTCGCGGAGCTGGCGGTCCAACATCTCCGACACCTGGCGCCGCACCTCCCGGTCGTAGAGGGGAAAGGCCACCTCCACGCGCCGATCCAGGTTCCGGGTCATCCAGTCCGCCGAGGCCAGGTACAGCTGCTCCTCGCCGCCTGCCACGAAACGGTAGGCGCGGGAATGCTCCAGGAACGGGCCTACGAGGCTACGCGCCCGGATGGATTCACTGAGGCCCGGCACACCCGGCTTCAGGCAGCAGATGCCGCGCACGATCAGATCGATCGGGACACCGGCGGCACTCGCATCGTAGAGGCGCTCGATCATGGCTTCGTCTTCGAGTGCGTTCATCTTGAGCGTCATGCCCGCGGGCCTGCCCCGCACCGCGGCGTCGATCTCCGCCTCGATCCGTTGCTCGAACCCGCTGCGTAGCCCCCAGGGCGCCACCAGCAGGTGCCCGAAGGTCGGTCTCGAGCCCATGTCCTCGCTGGCGAGCGCACGGAAGACCTCCGCCACGTCGTCGGTCAGCCGCGGATCGGCCGTGAACAGCCCCAGATCCGTGTAGAAGCGCGCAGTGGACTCGTTGAGGTTGCCGGTGGCCAGGTAGGCGTAGCGCCGCTCCCCGTCCGCGTCCTGCCGGGTGATCGACACCAGCTTGCTGTGGACTTTGATCCCAGGCTTGCTGTAGAGCACCCGCACGCCCGCGTCTTCCATGGCTCGTGCCCAATCCAGGTTGGACGCCTCATCGAAGCGGGCCTTCACCTCCACGAAGGCCACCACCCGTGCGCCGCGGCGGGCGCCTGCCATCAATGCCGCTGCGACCCGCGAGTCGGCGGCGACCCGGTAGAGCGTGGCCTGGATCTCCGTGACCTGTGGATCGGCAGCTGCAGCCCCCAACACGTCGAGCACGGCGGTGAAGGACTGATACGGCAGCTGCAGGAGCCGGTCCTGGGCGCGGATGGCCTCCCACGGCGTGTCGGGGCCTGCGAGGGCGCGCAGGGGCCGCGGCGACGGGAGCGGAGCCCCCTGCACCGCCCGGCCGAGGGTGGGGAACGTGCCCAGGTCGTGCAGATTGTGGTACCGCCATCCCGCCACCAGGTCGTCGTCTTCGAGAGCCAGGCGGTCCTTGAGGTGCTGCACCAGCGCCGCCGGTGCAGCGGCATCGTAGAGGAAGCGGGCCGGCACGCCCCTCCCCCTCCGCTCCAACGCGGACCGGACCTTCTCCACCAGATCACCCGAGAATTCGTCGTCCACATCGAGGTCGGCGTCCCGGGACAGCTTCACGGACCAAGCCGCCTCGACACGGTGCCCAGGGAACAGTCGGGGCAGATGGAGGCGGATCACGTCGTCGACGAAGAGCACTCCACCGCCTGCCTCCGTCACCTCCACGAAACGCGGGAGAGGGCCGACCGGAACCCTCAGGATCCAGACCTCGGACTCGGACAGCGGCACCGCCTCTGGGTCGCGCAGCACACACGCGAGATACAGGCTGCGATCCTCCAGAAAGAGGGGCGTGTCCGCAGTGCGCAGCGGCACCGGATCCAGAAGGGGTGCGACCCGCTCGTCGAAGTACCGGCGCAACGAATCGTGGGTGGCAGGGGGGGCCGTCCGTTCGTCCCACAAGGGCACGCCCCTGCGAGCGAGCTCCGGCAGGATCTGCTCCCGGAGTGTGCGGCCGAATTCGGACTGCTGACGGAGCACCGCCTCGTGGATGGCACGCAACCGCTTGCGCGTCTTCTGAAAGCCCAGCTCCGCCCGCTTCTTCTTCTTGAGACGCAGGGCGCTGCGCAGCGACGCGACGCGCACCCGGAAGAACTCGTCGAGGTTGGACGAGACGATGGCCAGGAAGCGCAGCCGATCGAGCGGCGCCAGTTCGGACCGCTGCGCCTCCTGCAACACCCGACCGTTGAAGCCCAGCCAGCTCAGCTCTCGATCGTGGATGCGGTCGGTGCGGCTCATCGCTCGGCGGGCACGGGGGGGAGGGTGCCCGCGGTGGGCAACGCGCACCGGGGATGATATCATCGGAGCGGCGAGGCCGCTCGGCCCCGCCCCTTCCTTCCAGGAGCAGCCGATGCCGAGTCGACGGGAGTTCATCGCCACGGGAGCTGCCGCGGGGGTCACGCTGCTGGCCAGCCCATCAACGGCTCTCGCCGACACAGCCGTGCGATCCATCCTTCCCCCGGGCCGGCACCCGCTCCGCATTCTCATCCTGGGGGGAACGGGCTTCCTGGGGCCCCACACCATCGCCTATGCGCTGGGCCGCGGCCATCAGGTCACCACCTTCACGCGGGGCCGCACCGATCCGACGGTGCACCAGGGCCTGTTCAACAACGTCGAACAGTTGGTTGGAGACCGTGCGACGGACCTGTCCGCGCTCCGGGGCCGTCACTGGGACGCCGTGATCGACAACTCGGGGCAGCAGGCCGCCTGGACGCGTGCGTCGGCGGAACTGCTGCGCGATACGGTGGATCTCTATCTGTACACCTCGTCCACAGGCGTCTACTACCCGTACCTGGGCAGCGACCTCACGGAGAGCACCGAGCTGGTCATGGAAGTGCCGCCCGGCCTGGAAGGGGACGCGGCAGCGTCCTACGGGTACGGGGTGATGAAGGCCAACTCGGAGCTGGAGGCGCGCCGGATCTTCGGGGACGACCGCACGATCGTGGTGCGTCCCACGTATATCATGGGCCCCGGTGATCGCACCGATCGGTTCACGTATTGGCCCGTGCGTCTGGCACGGGGCGGAGAGGTTCTGGTGCCTGGCCACGCCGACGATCCGGTCCAGTACATCGACGTGCGCGACGTCTCCGAGTGGATGGTCCGCCTCATCGAAGGTCGCGTCGCCGGTACGTTCAACGCCGTGGGCCCCGCTTCCAACACCGGCATGCACCAGTTCGTATACGGCGCCCACGCTGCGTTCAGCTCGCGGGCCACGTTCATCGCGGTGGACGACTACGACTTCCTGATGGAGCACGAGCTACCGTTCTCCATTCCCTGGATCATCCCGTTGAACGAGTACGTGGGCTCGGCACTCGTCAACAAGGAGAGCGCGCTGGCGAACGGCCTCACCTACCGGCCGCTCGCCCAGAGCGCGCACGACATCTACGAATGGTGGATGTCCGACGCCGTGGAGCCGGAGCGCCGCGAGCGCATGCGCTCCGGCGAACGCTCGCTCATGGCCCGGGAGGGCGAGTTGCTGGAGGCCTGGAAGCGGAGGGGCTGAGCGCCTCCAGCGCACGGGCGACCCCGGCCATGCCGGAGGGGCCTGTGCCGGCCTCCAGCAGTCGAGCCAGCGCCCCGGTGGCGTTGGCCACCGCGAAGCTGATGCCGTGCACGTTGAGCGCAGCCGGCACCCCCGGAATCGACCGGGGAAGTCCCACGGATTCGGCCCGGATTCCGCCCGCGCTCGTCGATGTGAAGCGCACCGTGAGCGGTGGGAGGTCGGTCGCCACTCGCACGCCCAATGCATCCGGCAAGCCGCCGGGAAGCCAGCACACGCCTTCGTGCTCGGCCGCGGAGACGACCAGCACCCCGGCGCTGCGCGCACGGGCGAGCGCCGCTTCCAGCGCGGGTCGGTGCGCCTGCGCGGTGGTCCCGAGGCTCAGGTTGACGAGATGCGCCCCCCGGGCGATCGACCACTCCAGTCCAGCCACGAGACCGTCGAGTGTCGTGGCGAGCCTGTCGCCGAAGATCCGCACCGCCCAGAGCTCCGCGTCCGGAGCGTGATGCTTGATCGCGGCCGTGACCGCCGTGCCGTGCCCGAGCCGGTCGGTCCAGTCGTCACCGAGCGACCCGTCGCGCAAGACGTCCACGCCGCCTTCGACGCCCCGCACATGGGGGTGCCAGGGATTGACGCCGCTGTCCAGCACCGCGATGCGCACCCCCCGCCCCGTGCGGCCCACCACGCGGGGAGTCTCCGGGCCCACGCACATCGGTTCCATCGGGGTCACCGGCTCGTGAAGAGGCGGCGCAACGGAGCGCTGTCGGCCTCGAGCTGCGACGGCGGGCCCTCCGCTCGGATGCGACCGTTCTCCAGCAGCACGATACGGTCGGCGAGTCGCGCCAACTCGGGCCGGTGCGTGATGATCACCGTGGTACGGTCCGCCAACACGCGCGCATAGGCCGACCACAATTCGGCCTGACTGGCGGGATCCAGGGCCGCGGTGGCCTCGTCCAGCACCAGCACGGCCGGGCGAGCCAACAGCGCGCGCGCGATCTGGACGCGCTGACGCTCGCCCGCCGAGAGCCCTCGTCCGCGCTCCCCCACGGGACCGTGCGGATCCGGTCGACGGTCGCGGATCCGGTGGAGGCCGGCGGCGCGCAGCGCGTCTTCCAGGTCCTCGGGACTCGCGTCCGGTCGTGCGTAGCGCACGTTCTCGTCGATCGACGCGTTGAACAGGAAGGGCTCCGAGTCGATCACCAGGACCTGCGCTCTCAGCTCTGACAACGCCATCGTCGTGAGGTCGCGCCCATCCAGCAGCACCCGACCGGCGTCGGGATCGATTTGCCGCGTGAGCAGGTCGGCGAGGGTCGACTTGCCGCTCCCGCTCGGTCCCACCAGCGCGACGGTCTCTCCACGCGCGACCTCGACGTCCACGCCGGCCAGGACCGGCACGGTGTCGTGCGCGAGGTGCACGCCCTCCAGGGTGAGCCGTCCATCCACCCGGCCCAAGGGCGGCGCCTCCGCTGGGGATGTCACCTCCGGCGCTACGGAGAAGACCTCGGCCACGCGGACCAACGAGGCCCGAGCCGTAGCCAGCCCCGCGTAGAGGCCCATCAGTCCCTGCACCGGTGACAGCAGCCGCATCTGGTAGGCCATGAAGGCGGCGAACGTCCCGAGGGTCACGGTGCCAGCGATGACACGGAAGCCACCGTACAGGAACACCACGGCTGTGCCGAGCGTGAGCAGCAGGGCAGGCAGGCCGCCGGCGAGATAGGTGAGCCAGCGCATGGACAGGAGCGCCTCGACGAAACGGTCGTTCTTCGCTTCGAAGCGGGACAGCTCGCGGTCCTGAGCGTTGCTCGCGACCACCAGGCGCATCCCCAGCAGTGTCTCGATCAAGAAGGAGCCGATGTCGGCGCTGCGCTCCCGCACCCGGGTCACGCCGGCCTCCAGCCGGCGGCGATAGATCACCAGGGCCAGCAGCGATGGCGGTAGTGCCAGCAGCCCGATCAAGAACAGGCGGGCGTCCAGCCACAGCATCACGGCCACCGTCCCCACCAGATAGAGGCCACTTCCGATCCAGGCCAACGCCGTCTCGGCCGCGACGCGTTGGATCTCGCCGATGTCGGAGTTGATACGGGAGACGATGTCGCCGAGCGGGGTGCGCGCGTAGTAGCGTGGCGACAGACTCTGGAGATGCCGGTAGAGGTCCCGACGCATGGCGAAGAGAATGTCTGCCGAGACGTGCGTGTAGCGGAGGCCGGCGGCGACGTTGAGAGCGAAGCCCAGCACGCCCAGCAGCGTGAAGGCGCCGACCGTGGTGACGAGTGCCCGCAGGTCGCGCCCCAACAGGGCGTCGTCGACGAGCCGTCGAGTCAGGTAGGGCAGGGCCAGCGACGCCAGCGTCGAGGCCAGGCTCAGGCCCACGACCAGAACCAGGCGCCGCGCGTGGGGGCGAACGTAGCTCAGCGCCCAGCGAAGGCCCTCCGGTCGGGTGCTCAGGACAGGCTCAGTCCTCCGGCGGGACCAACACCCAGCCGATCATGTCGGTATCGAGCGTCACGGTACGGAGATGCTGATACGTCTCCGCGTCGTACACGTCGATGGTGGCTCCAGCGGTCGCGATGTAGAGGAGCTCGCCGTTGGTGCTGGCAGCCAGGC is a window from the Gemmatimonadota bacterium genome containing:
- the ppk1 gene encoding polyphosphate kinase 1 produces the protein MSRTDRIHDRELSWLGFNGRVLQEAQRSELAPLDRLRFLAIVSSNLDEFFRVRVASLRSALRLKKKKRAELGFQKTRKRLRAIHEAVLRQQSEFGRTLREQILPELARRGVPLWDERTAPPATHDSLRRYFDERVAPLLDPVPLRTADTPLFLEDRSLYLACVLRDPEAVPLSESEVWILRVPVGPLPRFVEVTEAGGGVLFVDDVIRLHLPRLFPGHRVEAAWSVKLSRDADLDVDDEFSGDLVEKVRSALERRGRGVPARFLYDAAAPAALVQHLKDRLALEDDDLVAGWRYHNLHDLGTFPTLGRAVQGAPLPSPRPLRALAGPDTPWEAIRAQDRLLQLPYQSFTAVLDVLGAAAADPQVTEIQATLYRVAADSRVAAALMAGARRGARVVAFVEVKARFDEASNLDWARAMEDAGVRVLYSKPGIKVHSKLVSITRQDADGERRYAYLATGNLNESTARFYTDLGLFTADPRLTDDVAEVFRALASEDMGSRPTFGHLLVAPWGLRSGFEQRIEAEIDAAVRGRPAGMTLKMNALEDEAMIERLYDASAAGVPIDLIVRGICCLKPGVPGLSESIRARSLVGPFLEHSRAYRFVAGGEEQLYLASADWMTRNLDRRVEVAFPLYDREVRRQVSEMLDRQLRDNVRARVIDADQTNRFVPEGSPRVDSQLAAFDAIEG
- a CDS encoding DUF5706 domain-containing protein, with product MSGDEKPKKKKKKKHKDDGLGSSRGIETMFRTSYQSHLNLSSMADNKANIMISINGIIISVVIASISPRIDSNPWLLVPTVVLLLGCAASMVFAVLAARPRITHRQLTLDDVESNRANILFFGNFVGLTEDDFVAGLKSLLTNTDRLYTNMMRDIYSLGRVLQRKYTLLRTSYTVFMIALVASVLLFLVVYYGVVGQVTL
- a CDS encoding S8 family serine peptidase, with protein sequence MEPMCVGPETPRVVGRTGRGVRIAVLDSGVNPWHPHVRGVEGGVDVLRDGSLGDDWTDRLGHGTAVTAAIKHHAPDAELWAVRIFGDRLATTLDGLVAGLEWSIARGAHLVNLSLGTTAQAHRPALEAALARARSAGVLVVSAAEHEGVCWLPGGLPDALGVRVATDLPPLTVRFTSTSAGGIRAESVGLPRSIPGVPAALNVHGISFAVANATGALARLLEAGTGPSGMAGVARALEALSPSASRPPATRPPGP
- a CDS encoding NAD-dependent epimerase/dehydratase family protein gives rise to the protein MPSRREFIATGAAAGVTLLASPSTALADTAVRSILPPGRHPLRILILGGTGFLGPHTIAYALGRGHQVTTFTRGRTDPTVHQGLFNNVEQLVGDRATDLSALRGRHWDAVIDNSGQQAAWTRASAELLRDTVDLYLYTSSTGVYYPYLGSDLTESTELVMEVPPGLEGDAAASYGYGVMKANSELEARRIFGDDRTIVVRPTYIMGPGDRTDRFTYWPVRLARGGEVLVPGHADDPVQYIDVRDVSEWMVRLIEGRVAGTFNAVGPASNTGMHQFVYGAHAAFSSRATFIAVDDYDFLMEHELPFSIPWIIPLNEYVGSALVNKESALANGLTYRPLAQSAHDIYEWWMSDAVEPERRERMRSGERSLMAREGELLEAWKRRG
- a CDS encoding GAF domain-containing protein; amino-acid sequence: MGHLRGPAFPFSTYLSLEGVLEFWRGLGQDPGHALSAHARTLLHRAEGTGQLRGRIADAVVIERHRSLVEALLSALFPTADAQALGAVGAPFAYTNIYETPAARRTGVFSEDAFRDGLSLRGDVLERGEIIAAYQYVLLRCYGIDAKLDYPMLMSRTDTTTGLLRHYQVGWDSAFVEVAPRGPKLHPSDADLRRLLAEPTNLALWMEVLPPERFELGGLSIVRATDVTVREAVSRLKDDLLQHDAMASPAHVERWQQRIRTLLGAPDVEVGVIGFGDASDVSELDYAFPVGRSLLLCSGALPECPERGESNYAEAFTSGAAVIVSDLEHARRITGLEASLMAQGFKSLLLQPLFVGQRLLGLLEVASPREGAMSALSAFKLSEVAQPFATALERRLGEREVLLQSIIKRKYTAIHPSVEWRFREAAARVLDGDEEEMPEPIVFPGVYPVYGLTDIRGSSETRSRAIQGDLVEQLELGLAAVQAAGRRPSLPVLDQLAFRMEQCLERVRSELRSEDETAALTFLGQEIEPLLDDLAALDPDVARAVEAYREALDPRLGVVYRRRQAFEHSVARFNETVAQVLEREQELAQAVFPHFFEKFQSDGVDYNVYVGDSIARHGGFSELHLHNLRLWQLEMIARIEWELARVRPTLSVDLAPTHLVLVQDQPLAIRFRVDEKRFDVDGAYNIRYELVKKRIDKAHIRSTGERLTQPGYLAVVYSHAHEGVEYRRYFEYLIASGYYTGPVEEHELEDMQGVRGLRALRLGIASVAPDTRPDGARGVAAAGSARVRA
- a CDS encoding ABC transporter ATP-binding protein → MGLSLASTLASLALPYLTRRLVDDALLGRDLRALVTTVGAFTLLGVLGFALNVAAGLRYTHVSADILFAMRRDLYRHLQSLSPRYYARTPLGDIVSRINSDIGEIQRVAAETALAWIGSGLYLVGTVAVMLWLDARLFLIGLLALPPSLLALVIYRRRLEAGVTRVRERSADIGSFLIETLLGMRLVVASNAQDRELSRFEAKNDRFVEALLSMRWLTYLAGGLPALLLTLGTAVVFLYGGFRVIAGTVTLGTFAAFMAYQMRLLSPVQGLMGLYAGLATARASLVRVAEVFSVAPEVTSPAEAPPLGRVDGRLTLEGVHLAHDTVPVLAGVDVEVARGETVALVGPSGSGKSTLADLLTRQIDPDAGRVLLDGRDLTTMALSELRAQVLVIDSEPFLFNASIDENVRYARPDASPEDLEDALRAAGLHRIRDRRPDPHGPVGERGRGLSAGERQRVQIARALLARPAVLVLDEATAALDPASQAELWSAYARVLADRTTVIITHRPELARLADRIVLLENGRIRAEGPPSQLEADSAPLRRLFTSR